In Prunus dulcis chromosome 1, ALMONDv2, whole genome shotgun sequence, the following are encoded in one genomic region:
- the LOC117615044 gene encoding D-galacturonate reductase-like, with protein sequence MAKAIPEVILSCGDDILAIPVIGMGSAYPAPDPETDKAAVLEAIKAGYRHFDTALVYGSEKYLGQAISDAVRLGLIKSRSEVFITTKLFASFAEKDLVVPALNMSLRNLQLEYVDMYIIHWPFKFGGEVKSMPVAKEMVLPLDLKSVWGGMEECKRLGLARGIGVSNFTCNMLQDLLSIAKIPPVLNQLEMSPAWQTKKLNDFCKAKGIHVTAYSPLGGANSRVGDDRVLCSNILEDIAKAKGKTTAQVSLRWVYEQGVSMVTKSNNKERMKQNVDIFDWSLTDEELEKISHFPQRKAVTFASIVGPHDLIVDIDAQL encoded by the exons ATGGCAAAGGCAATTCCTGAGGTAATACTGAGCTGCGGTGACGACATTCTAGCCATTCCAGTGATTGGCATGGGAAGTGCATATCCTGCGCCGGATCCAGAAACAGACAAGGCTGCGGTTCTTGAAGCCATTAAAGCCGGCTACCGCCACTTTGACACCGCCTTAGTTTACGGGTCGGAGAAATATCTAGGTCAAGCCATATCCGATGCTGTGCGTCTTGGACTCATCAAGTCCAGGAGTGAGGTGTTCATCACCACCAAGCTTTTTGCCAGCTTTGCTGAGAAGGATCTTGTGGTGCCTGCCCTTAACATGAGTCTAAG gaatcTGCAACTGGAGTACGTGGATATGTACATAATTCATTGGCCCTTCAAATTTGGGGGAGAGGTGAAGAGTATGCCTGTTGCAAAAGAGATGGTGCTACCTCTAGATTTGAAGTCAGtttggggaggcatggaagaGTGCAAGAGACTTGGCCTTGCCAGGGGCATTGGCGTCAGTAATTTCACTTGCAACATGCTTCAGGACCTCCTTTCCATCGCCAAAATCCCTCCCGTCCTCAACcaa tTGGAGATGAGCCCAGCTTGGCAGACAAAGAAACTGAATGACTTCTGTAAGGCAAAGGGTATCCATGTTACAGCTTACTCTCCCCTGGGTGGAGCTAACAGTCGAGTAGGAGACGACAGGGTTTTATGCTCAAACATCCTCGAAGACATTGCCAAAGCCAAAGGCAAAACAACTGCTCAGGTATCGTTGAGGTGGGTTTATGAGCAAGGGGTGAGCATGGTAACAAAAAGCAACAACAAGGAAAGAATGAAGCAGAACGTTGACATATTCGATTGGTCGTTGACTGACGAGGAATTGGAAAAGATTAGTCATTTTCCTCAGCGGAAAGCAGTTACCTTTGCCTCAATTGTTGGGCCGCATGATCTAATTGTCGACATTGACGCCCAACTGTGA